From a region of the Sporanaerobacter acetigenes DSM 13106 genome:
- a CDS encoding sugar isomerase domain-containing protein — MKYLEYYSTVKEQLETQFEEEKENIEKAAEYCSKSIMNDRLIHVFGCGHSQMFSMEVFYRAGGLVQVNPLLIPHMALYPKAKLSTIQERVEGFTPTYLNLENVDEKDTMIIVSISGRNAGVVDMALAAKEKGMKVIALTSLQFTNSVTSRHSSGKLLKDVSDVVIDIKCVSGDACLSIDGMDHMFCGTSTVLGMTVMEAIVAQTVENCVKEGYIPPVYVSSNLDKGDAINNEYINKYKDKISCL, encoded by the coding sequence ATGAAATATCTAGAATATTATTCAACTGTTAAAGAACAATTAGAGACACAATTTGAAGAGGAAAAGGAGAATATTGAGAAAGCAGCTGAGTACTGCTCCAAATCTATCATGAACGATCGATTAATACATGTTTTTGGTTGTGGTCATTCTCAAATGTTTTCAATGGAAGTTTTTTATAGAGCTGGAGGGTTGGTGCAAGTGAATCCATTGCTTATTCCCCATATGGCTTTATATCCGAAAGCAAAATTAAGTACAATACAAGAAAGGGTTGAGGGTTTTACACCTACTTATTTAAATTTGGAAAATGTAGATGAAAAAGATACTATGATTATAGTGTCAATATCTGGGAGAAATGCAGGCGTTGTTGATATGGCATTGGCAGCAAAAGAAAAAGGAATGAAAGTAATAGCATTAACTTCGTTGCAATTTACCAATAGTGTAACATCTCGACATAGTTCTGGAAAGCTGTTAAAAGATGTATCTGATGTTGTAATCGATATTAAATGTGTTAGTGGAGATGCCTGTCTATCAATTGATGGGATGGATCACATGTTTTGCGGAACTTCTACAGTTCTCGGTATGACTGTCATGGAAGCCATTGTTGCTCAAACTGTTGAGAACTGTGTAAAAGAAGGTTATATTCCACCAGTATATGTGAGTTCCAACCTTGACAAAGGAGATGCAATAAATAACGAGTATATAAATAAATATAAAGATAAAATAAGTTGCTTATAA
- a CDS encoding SIS domain-containing protein, which produces MFGFDKEMWEKLNGLNTATEIYQQPELWLETLKIIESNKNIIDSFMKDRIKKEKIRVIFTGAGTSAYIGDIIVPYLNRGEKFIYEAISTTDIVVNPQLYLKKDIPTIMVSFARSGNSPESVATYNLANDLIDDISHIFITCNAEGELAKISKNKENVLLLLMPDKSNDKGFAMTSSFSCMALAASLVFDISNFENNKKEAIEMIDIGRNILEHGHEELKKLLDCDFERVVYLGSGSFYGLSKESALKILELTRGKIISHKETVLGFRHGPKSIVNDNTLIFIYVSEDEYSKKYDLDLLNEIYRDTGKHKVVAISKEFCSSVEEVSDYQMFLSENANNIHCEVFLSLLYVLYAQIFALLSSVKNNVEPDNPNPSGLVNRVVKGVNIYKYK; this is translated from the coding sequence ATGTTTGGATTTGATAAGGAAATGTGGGAAAAATTAAATGGGCTCAATACTGCTACAGAAATATATCAACAACCAGAGTTGTGGTTAGAAACTTTGAAGATAATTGAGTCTAACAAGAACATAATAGATAGTTTTATGAAAGACAGAATAAAGAAAGAAAAAATCAGAGTTATTTTTACTGGAGCTGGCACTTCAGCTTATATAGGAGATATAATAGTTCCTTATTTAAATAGAGGAGAGAAATTTATTTATGAGGCTATTTCTACAACGGATATAGTTGTTAATCCTCAACTATACTTGAAAAAAGATATTCCAACTATAATGGTATCCTTTGCTCGATCTGGGAATAGTCCTGAAAGTGTTGCAACTTATAATTTAGCAAATGATTTAATAGATGATATTAGCCATATATTCATAACATGTAATGCTGAAGGGGAATTGGCGAAAATATCCAAAAACAAGGAAAACGTATTGTTGCTTTTAATGCCAGATAAGTCAAACGATAAAGGGTTTGCTATGACTAGCAGTTTTTCGTGTATGGCTCTTGCAGCATCACTTGTTTTTGATATATCAAACTTTGAAAATAATAAAAAAGAAGCAATTGAAATGATTGATATTGGTAGAAATATCTTAGAACATGGTCATGAAGAACTTAAAAAATTATTGGATTGTGATTTTGAGAGAGTTGTATATTTAGGCTCGGGAAGTTTCTATGGACTTTCAAAGGAAAGTGCATTAAAAATTTTAGAACTGACTCGAGGTAAAATTATTTCTCATAAAGAAACGGTATTAGGTTTTAGACATGGCCCTAAATCTATAGTTAATGACAATACATTAATATTTATATATGTTTCTGAAGATGAATATTCTAAAAAGTATGATTTAGATTTATTAAACGAAATCTATAGAGATACAGGAAAACATAAAGTTGTAGCAATTTCAAAGGAATTTTGCAGCAGTGTTGAAGAAGTATCAGATTATCAGATGTTTTTGAGTGAAAATGCTAATAATATTCATTGTGAAGTATTTTTATCTTTACTTTATGTGTTATATGCTCAAATCTTTGCTTTGCTATCTTCAGTAAAGAATAATGTGGAACCTGATAATCCAAATCCAAGTGGATTAGTCAATAGGGTGGTTAAAGGAGTAAATATATATAAATATAAATAA
- a CDS encoding GntR family transcriptional regulator: MRGIDKTSRIPLYCQLMDIVIAMIEEGNLHEDDQLPSERELCERYDISRSTVRQAIQELEKEGYIYRVHGKGTFVSRERFKQDLLKFYSFTEEMKKSGKTPSSKVLDFKIGECNEELARKMDLNVGDKIYIFTRLRLADNQPMMVETSHVPCHRFPNLSRSELEKHAMYDVFTKKYDVKFTCAEENFQPVLTREDEAKLLNYSKKLPSMLIERITYENGTIIEYTKGIARGDRFKYHVVLKK; this comes from the coding sequence ATGAGAGGAATAGATAAAACGAGTAGAATCCCATTATATTGTCAACTAATGGACATAGTTATAGCTATGATAGAGGAAGGAAATTTACATGAAGATGATCAGTTGCCATCAGAAAGAGAACTATGTGAAAGGTATGATATAAGTAGATCTACTGTAAGGCAAGCCATACAAGAACTAGAAAAAGAAGGATATATATATAGAGTACATGGAAAGGGTACTTTTGTTTCTCGGGAAAGGTTCAAGCAAGATTTGTTAAAATTTTATAGTTTCACAGAGGAAATGAAAAAAAGTGGCAAAACTCCTAGTTCAAAAGTTTTAGATTTTAAAATAGGAGAGTGCAATGAGGAATTAGCACGAAAAATGGACTTAAATGTTGGAGATAAAATATATATATTTACAAGATTGAGACTTGCTGACAATCAACCTATGATGGTAGAAACCAGTCATGTACCTTGCCATAGATTCCCTAATTTATCGAGAAGCGAACTGGAAAAACATGCCATGTATGATGTGTTTACAAAAAAGTATGATGTTAAGTTTACTTGTGCCGAAGAAAATTTTCAACCTGTATTAACTAGAGAAGATGAGGCCAAATTACTGAATTATTCTAAAAAATTGCCTAGTATGTTGATAGAAAGAATAACTTATGAAAATGGAACTATAATTGAGTATACTAAGGGAATTGCAAGGGGAGATAGATTCAAGTATCATGTAGTATTAAAAAAGTAA
- the rbsK gene encoding ribokinase, producing the protein MKIVVVGSINVDYNFLVKELPKEGETIMAKDLLLVPGGKGANQAVAARKLGGDVFFIGAVGNDSIGKEMKENLLENEISSDGIVEVEGNTGMASINISDSKENSIIVYPGANQKLSKEHIKKFEEKIKESEVVLIQLEIPMDTVVETIVLAKKYNKRVILNPAPARQIPEEIFKYIHIITPNETELETLTGTKDIEKGSEILLRKGVDKVIITLGSKGCLYVDKNEKRYFESFTVDSSDPTAAGDTFNGAIAVKIDHSLEKMIEFASGAAALATTKIGAQNSIPSQKEVESFLLQQGQQSHCRKNQKRTDRA; encoded by the coding sequence ATGAAGATAGTAGTTGTAGGAAGCATCAATGTAGATTATAATTTTTTGGTTAAAGAACTTCCCAAAGAGGGAGAAACTATCATGGCAAAGGATTTGCTCCTAGTTCCTGGAGGAAAAGGTGCCAATCAAGCAGTAGCTGCCCGAAAATTGGGAGGAGATGTGTTTTTCATTGGCGCTGTTGGGAATGATTCCATAGGAAAAGAAATGAAAGAAAATCTTTTAGAAAATGAAATTAGTTCGGATGGAATAGTTGAAGTAGAAGGAAACACAGGAATGGCCTCTATCAATATAAGCGATTCCAAAGAAAATTCTATCATAGTATATCCTGGAGCAAATCAAAAACTTTCTAAAGAGCATATAAAGAAATTCGAAGAAAAAATTAAAGAATCAGAAGTGGTATTGATTCAGTTGGAAATACCTATGGATACAGTTGTAGAAACTATAGTCCTTGCAAAAAAATATAACAAAAGAGTAATATTAAATCCAGCACCAGCAAGACAAATACCAGAGGAAATATTTAAATATATCCATATAATCACTCCCAATGAGACAGAACTTGAAACTCTCACAGGGACCAAGGATATAGAAAAAGGTTCAGAAATACTTTTAAGAAAAGGTGTTGACAAGGTCATTATCACTTTGGGTTCAAAAGGTTGTCTATATGTAGATAAAAATGAGAAAAGGTACTTCGAAAGTTTCACAGTAGATAGTTCAGATCCTACAGCAGCAGGAGATACCTTCAATGGAGCCATAGCTGTAAAAATAGATCATAGCTTAGAAAAAATGATTGAATTTGCTAGCGGAGCAGCAGCCTTAGCAACCACAAAAATTGGAGCTCAAAACTCCATCCCATCCCAAAAAGAAGTCGAATCCTTTTTGCTACAGCAGGGACAGCAGTCTCACTGTCGCAAAAATCAAAAACGAACAGATAGAGCATAG
- a CDS encoding ADP-ribosylglycohydrolase family protein, with translation MKAWEIAKDVYESANAKLVDDSESTWTMDDMQNHDFNKLKIIWRSVAPGSGAPSSLIAGAVQSVENMGMNVEKAEKLLQEGYKAYDRDDIMELFKISSKIFYELSHGEKDAKSDYWSYKIYNSWDEFEKSANFPEKKMVDIDSLDFREKVLYGWLGQICGGAFGTALEGYSGKAIKEAFGYVDFYLKPPCTYNDDITYELVFLKTLLDEGKGINSKAIAENWVAMIPFGWSAEDIAMKNLMLGIYPPESGFSNNPYREWIGAQMRGAVCGMVAPGDVYTAAKLAWIDGEVSHHNNGIIGEVFNSILTSLAFVEDDIKNILEKAIAILPEDSQYYYVVNFALSQCKKYDDWEKVLEICLEEFKEYNLTHAYPNAAIEVVALWFGEGNFDKTMLIGARAGLDVDCNTAQIGNIVGVLNGKNGIGGKWINPIGKDIKTYVRGLEELSIDEIVEWTVKCNRILN, from the coding sequence ATGAAAGCTTGGGAAATTGCAAAAGATGTGTATGAAAGTGCCAATGCAAAACTTGTAGATGACAGTGAAAGCACTTGGACTATGGATGATATGCAAAATCATGATTTCAACAAATTGAAAATTATCTGGAGAAGTGTGGCTCCTGGTTCTGGTGCCCCTTCAAGCCTTATAGCTGGAGCAGTACAATCAGTAGAAAATATGGGTATGAATGTAGAAAAGGCTGAAAAATTGCTTCAAGAAGGATATAAGGCCTATGACAGAGATGATATAATGGAACTTTTCAAGATAAGCTCAAAGATTTTTTATGAATTGTCCCATGGAGAAAAAGATGCGAAATCGGATTATTGGTCATATAAAATATATAATAGTTGGGATGAATTTGAAAAAAGTGCAAATTTCCCTGAAAAAAAGATGGTAGATATAGATAGTTTGGATTTTAGGGAAAAAGTTTTATATGGATGGCTAGGTCAAATTTGTGGTGGAGCTTTTGGGACTGCCTTGGAAGGTTATTCTGGAAAGGCCATCAAAGAAGCCTTTGGATATGTGGATTTTTACTTAAAGCCACCTTGTACTTACAATGATGATATTACTTATGAATTGGTCTTTTTAAAGACGCTTCTTGATGAAGGAAAAGGAATAAATTCTAAAGCTATAGCAGAAAATTGGGTAGCTATGATACCTTTTGGCTGGTCTGCTGAAGATATTGCCATGAAGAATTTGATGCTTGGAATTTACCCTCCCGAAAGTGGATTTTCAAACAATCCCTATAGGGAATGGATAGGTGCCCAAATGAGGGGAGCTGTATGTGGAATGGTAGCTCCAGGAGATGTATATACTGCTGCAAAACTTGCTTGGATAGATGGAGAAGTATCTCATCACAACAATGGAATTATAGGAGAGGTATTCAATAGCATACTTACATCTTTAGCTTTTGTAGAGGATGATATAAAGAACATATTGGAAAAAGCCATAGCTATTCTTCCAGAGGATAGTCAATATTATTATGTAGTTAATTTTGCCCTATCTCAGTGCAAGAAGTATGACGATTGGGAAAAAGTTTTGGAAATTTGTTTGGAAGAATTCAAAGAGTATAATTTAACTCATGCTTATCCCAATGCGGCTATTGAAGTAGTTGCTTTGTGGTTTGGAGAAGGAAATTTTGACAAAACCATGCTCATTGGGGCAAGGGCAGGATTGGATGTAGATTGCAATACTGCTCAAATAGGAAATATAGTAGGAGTACTCAATGGCAAAAATGGAATTGGGGGAAAGTGGATAAACCCTATAGGCAAAGATATTAAAACCTATGTCAGAGGACTCGAAGAACTGAGTATTGATGAAATTGTAGAATGGACTGTTAAATGTAATAGAATTTTGAATTGA
- a CDS encoding nucleoside hydrolase — protein sequence MRNILIDCDPGHDDAIAILLALGNKEKLNIKGITTVAGNQTVDKVTNNALKILEFIGEDIPVAVGATKPVFNSLFTGAESHGSSGMDGPELMEPKIKPIDKNAIEFMREVVSSSDEPVTLVALGPLTNIGLFLLTYPELKEKIEMISLMGGAYEGGNVTSCAEFNIYVDPEAAKMVFNSGVPIVMSGLDIAREIQIFDYEIEKLKDEGKVSNLVRELLEFYSIASKRFGFEGSPLYDVSSVAYLLNPEIFTLKHCKVDVETKGELTRGMTVVDIKAKEEEKNAYVMFDANREVFSNMIFESLKVLDKRVGKGDIS from the coding sequence ATGAGAAATATTTTAATTGACTGCGATCCAGGACATGACGATGCAATAGCTATATTGCTAGCATTGGGAAACAAGGAAAAGCTAAATATAAAGGGAATCACTACTGTAGCAGGAAATCAAACAGTAGATAAAGTGACTAACAATGCTTTAAAGATATTGGAATTTATAGGAGAAGATATTCCTGTAGCTGTGGGGGCTACTAAACCTGTTTTTAATTCACTTTTTACAGGGGCAGAATCTCATGGCTCATCAGGAATGGATGGTCCAGAATTGATGGAGCCTAAAATTAAGCCTATAGATAAAAATGCCATAGAGTTTATGAGAGAAGTGGTATCAAGTTCAGATGAACCTGTGACATTAGTTGCCTTGGGGCCTCTCACAAATATTGGGTTATTTCTTCTAACTTATCCTGAACTAAAGGAAAAAATAGAGATGATTTCTTTGATGGGTGGAGCCTATGAAGGCGGAAATGTGACTTCTTGTGCGGAATTTAATATATATGTAGATCCAGAAGCAGCAAAGATGGTCTTTAATTCTGGCGTGCCTATAGTTATGAGTGGACTAGATATTGCAAGGGAAATTCAAATATTTGATTATGAAATAGAGAAACTTAAAGATGAAGGAAAGGTATCAAATTTAGTTAGAGAGCTATTGGAGTTTTATTCTATAGCTAGCAAGAGATTTGGATTTGAAGGAAGTCCTTTGTATGATGTTTCTTCTGTAGCTTATTTGCTAAATCCAGAAATATTCACTTTAAAACATTGCAAGGTAGATGTAGAAACCAAAGGAGAATTGACAAGAGGAATGACAGTAGTAGATATAAAAGCTAAAGAAGAAGAAAAAAATGCTTATGTAATGTTTGATGCAAATAGAGAAGTTTTTTCAAATATGATATTTGAAAGTTTAAAGGTTCTTGATAAAAGAGTGGGGAAAGGAGACATTTCATGA
- a CDS encoding ABC transporter permease yields the protein MFNLLKAIFSPEFGYAILRVTTPILFAALGALVSDRAGIANIGLEGIMLMAALTGVIGSAFTGSAWLGLLFAIITGLIITGILAYFTLYFKTHIILGGIAVNLFADGGSIFILYLLTHDKGTSASLPSKVLPSINIPIIKDIPVVGEILSGHNVLTYISILCVILVYIMFKKTSLGLRIKAVGENPDAADSVGISVNKTRTIALLLSGVFASLGGAYMSMGYVSWFSRNMTAGRGWIALAAEAMGRGTTMGTFFTSLLFGVADALSNILSSYSIPAEFVQIIPYVATVVGLIVYASEENRKNKKVRD from the coding sequence ATGTTTAATTTGCTAAAAGCTATTTTTTCACCAGAGTTTGGATACGCAATTTTGCGTGTAACTACTCCAATACTATTTGCTGCATTGGGAGCATTGGTTTCAGATAGAGCTGGTATTGCCAATATTGGATTGGAAGGTATAATGCTCATGGCAGCATTGACGGGAGTTATAGGGAGTGCATTTACAGGCAGTGCATGGTTAGGACTTCTTTTTGCCATAATTACAGGGCTTATCATCACTGGGATACTTGCATATTTCACATTGTATTTTAAAACCCATATTATACTTGGAGGTATAGCTGTAAACTTGTTTGCAGATGGAGGCTCAATATTTATATTGTACCTACTTACTCATGACAAAGGTACTAGTGCTTCTCTTCCAAGCAAAGTTTTGCCATCAATAAATATACCAATCATCAAAGATATACCTGTAGTGGGAGAGATTTTGTCTGGACACAATGTTTTGACATATATATCAATTCTTTGTGTAATATTGGTTTATATAATGTTTAAAAAGACTTCTCTTGGACTTAGAATCAAAGCTGTTGGAGAAAATCCTGATGCAGCAGATTCAGTAGGTATAAGTGTCAACAAAACTAGAACTATAGCACTTCTTTTGAGTGGAGTGTTTGCAAGTCTTGGTGGAGCATATATGTCTATGGGATATGTTTCATGGTTTTCTAGAAACATGACAGCAGGTAGAGGATGGATTGCCTTGGCAGCAGAAGCTATGGGCAGAGGAACTACTATGGGAACATTTTTCACATCTTTGTTGTTTGGAGTGGCAGATGCCCTTTCAAATATTTTGAGTTCTTATAGCATACCAGCTGAATTTGTTCAAATAATACCTTATGTAGCAACAGTTGTGGGACTTATAGTATATGCATCAGAAGAAAATAGAAAGAATAAAAAAGTGAGGGATTAG
- a CDS encoding ABC transporter permease — MNKETAFEILRSIVAVFIALILGFVIILFISDEPIDTIYSFIFGPLQSFRHIGNVIEMAIPLIFAGLAASVVFQANLFNLGAEGIFYFSGVMAAIVGVFFTLPKGIHPFVAILIAGVVGGLINFVPGYLKAKWNASELVTSLMFNNILFGIGLYIVNYFLRDPFALATVSYKFKPTAKLSVLIPGTRIHSGIILVIFAVIFTYYFLYKTKWGYALRMTGLNRNFADYSGIDSFKVIIYSHVIAGVLAGIGGGTEILGMYNRFQWQSLPGYGFDGTLVAMLARNNPIGVVGAALFLAYIRTGADMMARMTDVPSEMVAIIQAIIILLISAERFLKPLKQKMILKEAKKYV; from the coding sequence ATGAATAAGGAAACGGCATTTGAAATATTGAGAAGTATTGTTGCAGTTTTTATAGCATTGATCTTGGGCTTTGTCATCATCCTTTTTATAAGTGATGAGCCTATTGATACTATATATAGCTTTATATTTGGACCACTCCAATCTTTCAGACATATTGGAAATGTAATTGAAATGGCTATTCCTCTAATTTTTGCAGGATTAGCTGCTTCTGTAGTGTTTCAGGCCAATCTATTTAATTTGGGAGCTGAAGGAATATTTTATTTCAGTGGAGTAATGGCTGCTATTGTGGGAGTGTTTTTTACTTTGCCTAAGGGTATTCATCCTTTTGTAGCCATACTCATAGCTGGAGTAGTTGGAGGGCTAATCAACTTTGTTCCTGGATATTTAAAGGCTAAATGGAATGCAAGTGAATTGGTGACTTCTTTGATGTTCAACAATATACTTTTTGGTATTGGACTTTATATAGTGAATTATTTTTTGAGGGATCCTTTTGCCCTTGCAACAGTTTCATATAAATTCAAACCAACAGCTAAACTTAGTGTTCTAATACCAGGAACAAGAATACATTCAGGAATTATATTAGTCATATTTGCAGTAATATTTACTTATTACTTTTTGTATAAGACCAAATGGGGATATGCCTTGAGAATGACAGGACTTAATAGAAATTTTGCAGATTATTCAGGAATAGACAGCTTTAAGGTAATTATCTATTCTCATGTCATAGCAGGAGTGTTGGCAGGTATCGGTGGAGGTACTGAAATATTGGGGATGTACAATAGATTTCAGTGGCAGTCTTTGCCTGGATATGGATTTGATGGGACTCTTGTGGCTATGCTTGCGAGGAACAATCCCATAGGAGTAGTAGGAGCAGCTCTTTTCCTTGCCTATATTCGTACAGGAGCAGATATGATGGCCAGAATGACAGATGTGCCTTCAGAAATGGTTGCTATAATACAAGCAATTATAATATTGCTTATTTCTGCAGAAAGATTTTTGAAGCCTTTAAAACAAAAGATGATTTTAAAGGAGGCCAAAAAATATGTTTAA